Proteins encoded together in one Paracoccus sp. SMMA_5_TC window:
- a CDS encoding baseplate multidomain protein megatron has product MATLVLGAVGSAIGGAFGGAILGFSGAAIGGFIGSTIGSVVDSWIVSSLAPAQKIEGQRLDSLRITSATEGAIIPRLYGRMRIGGNIIWATDFREETKTTSQGGGKGGGGGRVRTTEYLYYASFAVALCEGPITGIGRIWADGKPLDMTRITWRWYPGNETQTADPFIAAKMGAANAPAYRGTAYVVFEELPLATYGNRLPQLSFEVFRPLADPDTAEGLVKAVTMIPASGEFTYATETIRKSAGGFGGTTVAENLNALPDEADIVVALDRLQAMAPAVESVSLVVAWFGNDLRAGNCTIKPGVEVATKVTSPKEWTVNGVARANAHLVSRDVEDRPVYGGTPADFAVVQAIREMKARGMRVTFYPFLLMDVPPGNTLPNPYSANAATPGQPSFPWRGRITCSPAAGYAGTADKTAAAATQVSAFFGAATPAQFAVSGDNVNWTGSSGNWGLRRMILHYAHLCKAAGGVDAFLIGSEMPGLTTIRSGASTYPAVTAFKALAADVRTILGADPRIGYAADWSEYFGHHPADGSGDVFFHLDPLWSDANIDFIGIDNYMPLSDWRDGFDHADALEGWSAIHDRGYLQANIAGGEGFDWFYASAADRSAQTRTPITDGAPGKPWVFRYKDLRAWWTNPHFNRQGGVESGTPTAWVPQSKPVWFTELGCPAIDRGTNQPNVFFDPKSSESFTPYFSRGWRDDAIQRAYLEASYLWWGEPANNPLSSVYGGRMVRVPECAAWTWDARPYPFFPELTGVWTDGPNWRLGHWLTGRLGAVSLAALVRHLCLRAGLAEDLIDASGLWGAVEGYVIGALESPRASISTLARHFSFDAIETEGVIRFVMRGRASRLTLTVDDMVSSREGEAFELTRGQETELPQALKWQVARADEDYDAALVEARRITVDTTRIASESFPMAIPPEEAERRCRRALMEAWIGRESATFRLPPSRLALDPADVIRLAHDGREVGFRLVSVADAEARGIEAVRQDRAAYDLPPGDPRPASLASPVVFGTPEVVMLDLPQITEDQPAHRPLIAAHATPWPGEIAVFRSASTDGFNLLTTFGSRARIGTLAFDFFPGPTSRFDLGNQLAVDLLSGTLESVTDVALFSGANAVAVEPAAGVWEIVQAGAAELIAPGRYRLTRLLRGQRGTEYAMGNPAPAGARVVLLDSTLASLPIAEGDLGLPWNWRVGPAARSVGDASYAALGFTPTGRGLVPFAPAHVEQPWRTARSPGDLTIRWTRRSRALVADAWEQVEVPLAEDVESYEVQILDGMTVKRTLTSSTTSVLYTAAQQTADWGASLGPGQTLAIRIHQLSNRLGRGTPASVTLQF; this is encoded by the coding sequence ATGGCCACGCTCGTCCTCGGCGCCGTCGGTTCCGCCATCGGCGGGGCCTTCGGCGGCGCGATCCTCGGCTTTTCCGGGGCTGCCATTGGTGGCTTCATCGGATCGACCATCGGTTCGGTGGTGGACAGCTGGATCGTGTCCTCACTGGCCCCGGCGCAGAAGATCGAAGGGCAACGGCTGGATTCCCTGCGGATCACGTCCGCCACGGAAGGCGCGATCATCCCGCGCCTCTACGGCCGCATGCGCATCGGCGGCAACATCATCTGGGCGACCGATTTCCGTGAAGAGACGAAGACCACCTCGCAGGGCGGCGGCAAGGGCGGTGGCGGCGGGAGGGTTCGGACGACAGAATACCTCTACTATGCCAGCTTCGCCGTGGCGCTGTGTGAAGGCCCGATCACCGGCATCGGCCGCATCTGGGCCGACGGCAAGCCGCTCGACATGACGCGCATCACCTGGCGCTGGTATCCCGGCAACGAGACCCAGACGGCCGATCCGTTCATCGCGGCGAAGATGGGGGCGGCCAACGCCCCGGCCTATCGCGGTACGGCCTACGTCGTCTTCGAGGAGCTGCCGCTTGCCACTTACGGCAACCGACTTCCGCAGCTGTCGTTCGAAGTGTTCCGGCCGCTCGCGGATCCCGACACCGCCGAGGGGCTGGTGAAGGCGGTGACCATGATCCCGGCCTCGGGAGAGTTCACCTATGCGACGGAGACGATCCGCAAGAGCGCGGGCGGATTCGGCGGCACGACCGTGGCCGAGAACCTGAACGCGCTGCCGGATGAAGCCGATATCGTCGTGGCCCTCGATCGGCTGCAGGCCATGGCCCCGGCCGTCGAGAGCGTCAGCCTGGTCGTCGCGTGGTTCGGCAACGATCTGCGCGCGGGCAACTGTACGATCAAGCCGGGCGTCGAAGTGGCGACCAAGGTCACCAGCCCCAAGGAATGGACGGTCAACGGCGTGGCGCGGGCGAATGCGCATCTGGTCAGCCGGGACGTCGAGGACCGGCCGGTCTATGGCGGCACGCCTGCGGATTTCGCGGTGGTGCAGGCGATCCGCGAGATGAAGGCGCGCGGGATGCGGGTCACCTTCTATCCCTTCCTGCTGATGGACGTCCCGCCCGGCAATACGCTGCCGAACCCCTACAGCGCGAATGCCGCGACGCCGGGCCAGCCGAGTTTCCCGTGGCGGGGCCGGATCACCTGTTCCCCGGCGGCGGGGTATGCCGGGACCGCAGACAAGACCGCCGCTGCGGCGACGCAGGTCTCGGCCTTCTTCGGCGCGGCCACCCCCGCGCAGTTCGCGGTGTCGGGCGACAATGTGAACTGGACCGGGTCCTCGGGTAACTGGGGCTTGCGCCGGATGATCCTGCACTACGCGCATCTGTGCAAAGCGGCCGGGGGCGTCGATGCCTTCCTGATCGGATCGGAAATGCCTGGCCTCACCACGATCCGGTCGGGTGCCAGCACGTATCCCGCCGTCACGGCATTCAAGGCTCTCGCGGCAGATGTGCGCACGATCCTCGGCGCGGATCCCAGGATCGGCTATGCCGCCGACTGGTCGGAATACTTCGGCCACCACCCTGCAGATGGGTCGGGCGACGTGTTCTTCCACCTCGACCCGCTCTGGTCGGATGCCAACATCGATTTCATCGGCATCGACAACTACATGCCGCTCTCCGACTGGCGGGATGGCTTCGACCACGCCGATGCGCTGGAAGGCTGGTCCGCGATCCACGACCGGGGCTACCTGCAGGCCAATATCGCGGGCGGCGAGGGCTTCGACTGGTTCTACGCCAGCGCTGCCGACCGGTCGGCCCAGACCCGGACGCCGATCACGGATGGTGCTCCAGGCAAGCCCTGGGTGTTCCGTTACAAGGATCTGCGGGCCTGGTGGACGAACCCGCATTTCAACCGTCAGGGCGGAGTTGAAAGTGGCACGCCCACGGCATGGGTGCCGCAGTCGAAGCCCGTCTGGTTCACCGAACTGGGTTGCCCCGCCATCGACCGGGGCACGAACCAGCCGAACGTCTTCTTCGACCCGAAGTCCTCCGAGAGCTTCACGCCCTACTTCTCGCGCGGCTGGCGCGATGATGCCATCCAGCGTGCCTATCTCGAGGCCAGTTACCTGTGGTGGGGCGAGCCCGCGAACAACCCGCTATCCTCGGTCTATGGCGGCCGGATGGTGCGTGTGCCGGAATGCGCCGCCTGGACGTGGGATGCGCGACCCTATCCGTTCTTCCCGGAACTGACCGGGGTCTGGACGGACGGCCCCAACTGGCGACTTGGCCACTGGCTGACCGGACGACTCGGCGCGGTGTCCCTCGCCGCCCTCGTGCGCCACCTCTGCCTGCGCGCCGGGCTGGCGGAAGACCTCATCGACGCCTCCGGCCTCTGGGGCGCGGTCGAAGGCTATGTGATCGGGGCGCTGGAAAGCCCGCGCGCGTCGATTTCCACCTTGGCCCGGCATTTCAGCTTCGATGCCATCGAGACCGAAGGCGTGATCCGCTTCGTCATGCGCGGGCGGGCATCGCGCCTGACCCTCACGGTGGATGATATGGTCTCCAGCCGCGAAGGCGAGGCCTTCGAGCTGACCCGTGGCCAGGAGACCGAACTGCCGCAGGCTCTGAAGTGGCAGGTCGCGCGGGCGGACGAGGACTATGACGCGGCCCTTGTCGAGGCCCGCCGCATCACCGTCGACACCACCCGCATCGCGTCCGAGTCCTTCCCCATGGCGATCCCGCCCGAGGAGGCCGAACGCCGTTGCCGCCGCGCGCTGATGGAGGCGTGGATCGGTCGCGAAAGCGCCACCTTCCGCCTGCCGCCCTCGCGGCTGGCTCTCGATCCGGCCGACGTGATCCGGCTTGCGCATGACGGCCGTGAGGTGGGATTCCGCCTCGTCTCGGTCGCCGATGCTGAGGCACGCGGGATCGAGGCCGTCCGTCAGGATCGTGCCGCCTATGATCTGCCGCCCGGCGATCCCCGCCCGGCCTCACTGGCGAGTCCCGTCGTCTTCGGCACGCCGGAGGTGGTGATGCTGGACCTGCCGCAGATCACCGAGGATCAGCCCGCCCATCGCCCCCTGATCGCGGCCCATGCCACCCCTTGGCCGGGCGAGATCGCGGTGTTCCGGAGCGCCTCGACAGATGGCTTCAATCTGCTGACCACCTTCGGCAGTCGCGCGCGGATCGGTACGCTGGCCTTCGACTTCTTTCCGGGGCCGACCTCGCGCTTCGATCTGGGCAATCAGCTGGCCGTCGATCTGCTGTCCGGTACGCTGGAAAGCGTGACCGACGTGGCCCTCTTCAGCGGGGCCAATGCGGTAGCCGTCGAGCCCGCGGCTGGGGTCTGGGAAATCGTCCAAGCAGGCGCGGCCGAACTGATCGCCCCGGGCCGCTATCGCCTGACCCGCCTCCTGCGCGGTCAGCGAGGGACGGAGTATGCGATGGGCAATCCGGCCCCGGCCGGTGCGAGGGTCGTGTTGCTGGATTCGACGCTGGCCTCGCTGCCCATCGCCGAGGGCGACCTCGGACTACCATGGAACTGGCGCGTGGGCCCGGCCGCTCGCTCCGTCGGCGACGCGAGCTATGCCGCGCTGGGCTTCACCCCGACCGGCCGGGGCCTTGTCCCCTTCGCCCCAGCCCATGTCGAACAGCCCTGGCGGACGGCCCGCAGCCCGGGCGATCTGACAATCCGCTGGACGCGCCGATCCCGCGCGCTGGTGGCTGATGCCTGGGAGCAGGTCGAGGTGCCGCTGGCCGAAGACGTTGAGTCCTACGAGGTGCAGATCCTCGACGGGATGACCGTCAAGCGCACGCTGACCAGTAGCACGACCTCCGTCCTCTACACCGCCGCCCAGCAGACCGCCGACTGGGGCGCGTCGCTCGGTCCCGGCCAGACGCTGGCGATCCGCATCCACCAGCTTTCGAACCGCCTCGGCCGCGGCACGCCTGCGTCCGTCACTCTGCAGTTCTGA
- a CDS encoding DUF2793 domain-containing protein has product MSDTSTHLGLPYLLAGQAQKHVTHNEALRLLDAMVQLSVLDRTRTVPPASPADGNRHLVASGATGLWAGWDLNIAFWIDGAWIRLVPRTGWLTWVAAEGLFLVWTGSAWDVVGEPRDVSDAVFSLVNDTDPTKKATFSLAGISAGTTRSFTMPNTSSELAILAGTQTFTGNKTFSGTLTASGTVTTSGATATIGTSTGTATYGMGTGATTTGVTKTVNLGTGGASGSTTVVNIGSATAGSGGTTVINTPTVTFANAVTQVGMPQANLTAQLLGLGGATADSYNRLSVNTPAVLLNNAGAGIEATVNKAAAGNDAAFAFKTGFSARALIGLLGNDDFSFKVSPDGSAFYDAIRIDRASGQVELPQPTVLPGLAAAPSPPPAGKASVYARNRAGAPWIDVMRPSGRDFPLQPHFGVNRIANWAPSTGTTITSEGLPVTSVGTVSHPTLAATNLAASMRRWRLTSAAVADSVADQRSAGWACWRGNAAGLGGWTFVTRISLTTLQTTGMGFFGLYGSTAALATTLTLPAVVNCIGIGFQRGTHTRWQLVANDGTGAPTLTDMGASFAIATGGVLTLFIAAPPNGSSVWVRVVDEVSGVVFEQEVTADLPAATQFLSPRLFMNTGATAAAVAYDCAGVYLETDF; this is encoded by the coding sequence ATGTCTGACACCTCCACCCATCTGGGCCTGCCGTATCTTCTGGCCGGCCAAGCGCAGAAGCACGTCACGCATAACGAGGCGCTGCGCCTGCTCGACGCGATGGTGCAGCTCTCGGTCCTCGACCGCACGCGGACTGTCCCGCCCGCGAGCCCCGCCGATGGGAACCGGCACCTGGTGGCCTCGGGTGCCACCGGCCTCTGGGCCGGGTGGGATCTGAACATCGCCTTCTGGATCGACGGCGCTTGGATCCGGCTGGTGCCGCGGACCGGCTGGCTCACTTGGGTTGCGGCCGAGGGATTGTTCCTCGTCTGGACCGGCAGCGCGTGGGATGTGGTGGGCGAGCCACGCGACGTGTCGGACGCGGTCTTCAGCCTTGTGAACGACACCGATCCTACGAAGAAGGCCACCTTCTCGCTGGCGGGGATCAGCGCGGGGACCACGCGCAGCTTCACGATGCCAAACACCTCGTCCGAACTGGCGATCCTCGCGGGGACGCAGACCTTCACCGGCAACAAAACATTCTCGGGCACGCTGACCGCTTCCGGGACAGTAACCACGTCCGGTGCAACGGCGACCATCGGCACGTCCACCGGTACTGCGACCTACGGCATGGGCACCGGGGCCACGACCACGGGCGTCACCAAGACCGTGAACCTTGGCACCGGCGGTGCCTCCGGATCGACCACGGTCGTGAACATCGGCTCGGCCACGGCAGGTTCTGGCGGGACAACGGTGATCAACACACCGACCGTCACCTTCGCCAATGCCGTCACGCAGGTCGGCATGCCCCAGGCGAACCTGACCGCGCAGCTCTTGGGCCTCGGCGGGGCAACCGCTGACAGCTACAACCGGCTGTCGGTCAACACGCCTGCGGTCCTTCTGAACAACGCAGGGGCGGGCATTGAGGCGACCGTAAACAAGGCGGCCGCCGGAAACGACGCAGCTTTCGCCTTCAAGACCGGCTTCTCCGCCCGCGCGCTGATCGGGTTGCTCGGCAACGACGACTTCAGCTTCAAGGTCAGCCCGGACGGATCGGCCTTCTACGACGCGATCCGGATCGACCGAGCGAGCGGCCAGGTGGAATTGCCGCAACCAACGGTTTTGCCGGGACTGGCCGCAGCGCCATCGCCTCCACCGGCAGGCAAGGCCTCCGTCTATGCGCGCAACCGCGCCGGGGCGCCATGGATCGACGTGATGCGCCCTTCGGGCCGGGACTTTCCGCTGCAGCCGCATTTCGGGGTGAACCGGATCGCCAACTGGGCGCCTTCGACCGGCACGACGATCACCAGCGAAGGCCTGCCCGTCACCTCGGTCGGCACCGTCTCCCACCCGACGCTGGCCGCCACGAACCTGGCCGCCTCGATGCGGCGCTGGCGTCTGACCTCTGCGGCGGTGGCGGACTCGGTCGCCGACCAGCGATCCGCTGGCTGGGCCTGCTGGCGCGGCAATGCGGCAGGATTGGGCGGCTGGACTTTCGTGACGAGGATTTCGCTGACGACACTCCAGACGACCGGCATGGGGTTCTTCGGCCTATATGGATCGACGGCCGCGCTGGCCACCACCCTGACGCTTCCCGCCGTGGTGAACTGCATAGGCATCGGCTTCCAGCGCGGCACTCACACCCGTTGGCAACTGGTCGCAAACGACGGCACCGGGGCGCCGACCCTGACCGACATGGGCGCGTCCTTCGCCATCGCCACGGGCGGCGTGCTGACCCTGTTCATCGCGGCGCCACCAAATGGGTCATCCGTCTGGGTGCGCGTCGTCGACGAGGTCTCTGGCGTGGTCTTCGAGCAGGAGGTCACCGCGGACCTGCCCGCAGCGACGCAATTCCTGTCGCCACGTCTGTTCATGAACACCGGCGCGACCGCCGCCGCCGTCGCATACGACTGTGCCGGGGTCTACCTCGAAACCGATTTCTGA
- a CDS encoding YcbK family protein, with product MPTLSYSHWRDVPVNTWRWPNFSAAEIACRGTGAIKINTEAMDKLQALRDRLRKPLIVRSAYRSPEHNRAVGGAPASKHMQGTAFDIAMANHDPAAFEAAARAVGFLGFGYYPRSGFMHIDLGPARSWGDPFPARPVPFAPELPLAREVLSGSRTLRGGGAAGAATVGAAGVEVLQDVLAETQSTIQPLVPYLDTLRWVLIVIALIGIAVTIHARIDDWKRGQR from the coding sequence ATGCCCACCCTGAGCTACTCCCACTGGCGCGACGTGCCCGTGAACACCTGGCGCTGGCCGAACTTCTCGGCCGCCGAAATCGCCTGCCGCGGCACCGGGGCGATCAAGATCAACACCGAGGCGATGGACAAGCTGCAGGCCCTGCGTGACAGGCTGCGCAAGCCGCTGATCGTGCGCTCGGCCTACCGCAGCCCGGAACACAACCGCGCCGTCGGCGGGGCCCCGGCCTCGAAGCACATGCAGGGGACCGCTTTCGACATCGCCATGGCGAACCACGATCCCGCGGCCTTCGAGGCAGCGGCGCGGGCAGTCGGGTTCCTGGGGTTCGGGTATTATCCCCGCTCCGGCTTCATGCACATCGACCTTGGGCCCGCTCGTTCGTGGGGCGATCCGTTCCCGGCGCGGCCGGTGCCTTTTGCACCTGAACTGCCACTGGCGCGCGAAGTGCTGTCGGGAAGCCGCACGCTCCGTGGCGGCGGGGCGGCCGGTGCCGCCACGGTCGGCGCAGCTGGGGTCGAGGTACTGCAGGACGTTCTCGCCGAGACCCAGTCCACCATCCAGCCGCTGGTGCCATATCTCGACACGCTGCGCTGGGTGCTGATCGTCATCGCGCTGATCGGTATCGCCGTCACGATCCATGCGCGGATTGATGACTGGAAGCGGGGCCAGCGGTGA
- a CDS encoding UvrD-helicase domain-containing protein, whose protein sequence is MIEWLIGAAVFGLVGELFGASRRPSSAPSYQPVSTRPKLTLTPQAAEDQKPETAWDVAKFHDLSAALDWLESASRYPAACVTPPILSEAAKYRGFLKQELARVEGMIADKAVCGRINDFLKDPKLARESAIAAHLERELARWAGFLDGVESQPLTAEQRRAVLSEEDATLVLAGAGSGKTSVITAKAAYLLKSGMRESGEILPLAFGKEAANEMATRIGRACNVPVKAWTFHALAYHIIGHVEGTKPPLASHAGDQKRYSDLIRRILRQLVATDEKIANVVVDWFTQFPIECGSEWDYDTKHAWYTHVESLNLRTLQGEKVRSYEEFLIANWLYRNGIDYEYEPQYEHRLPDSGRRGYTPDFRLTESGIYLEHFGVRKAKSPIGFGEMLVTAPFVDRKEYLASMDWKRKVHASFETKLIETYSYERQEGRLLDALAEKLGPHVMMRPRPIESIYDRVVELGHVDSFTQLLGTFLLQFKGGTYTLGACRSKADKLKMGERGRAFLAVFEPVLRQYQHELGERIDFEDMVLRAAGYVESGAYQSPFRHILVDEFQDISQDRARFVGALKAQHGDARIFAVGDDWQSIYRFAGADIQIMRSFGPKFGGEFGAEKDIHQVVDLGRTFRSVDKIALAARRFILKNPAQIEKTIIPAGEAEGPALRVVWTKKAKQEAELLETLTNLTELGAKERGTGNVTSVLLLARYRHERPDMVALGRKFPNLSMSFKTIHGSKGLEADHVVILGCNNGKYGFPSEVTDDPILSLVSPEGEPFQHAEERRIMYVAMTRARSTVTLLASEAEPSCFVRELVSETEYGLATSTGSIAGHVPCSECGGRLLPVPAQDGRVWYRCEHSLMCSNYMPACSHCGIGMPTVSGTSGILECSHCGTEHHQCPKCSDGWLVEKHGRYGDFFSCVRYPDCTGKASVAEIRAREIGHVGGAEELRLAVSKPGARKQ, encoded by the coding sequence ATGATTGAGTGGCTGATCGGTGCGGCTGTTTTCGGATTGGTTGGAGAACTCTTCGGCGCATCGCGTCGGCCGTCATCGGCTCCGTCGTACCAGCCGGTCAGCACCCGCCCAAAGTTGACCCTGACACCGCAGGCTGCCGAGGACCAGAAGCCGGAGACCGCGTGGGATGTCGCAAAGTTCCACGATTTGTCGGCGGCCTTGGACTGGCTTGAAAGCGCGTCCCGGTACCCTGCGGCCTGCGTGACGCCACCGATCCTGTCCGAGGCCGCAAAATATCGCGGATTTTTGAAGCAGGAACTGGCCCGCGTAGAAGGGATGATTGCCGACAAGGCGGTTTGCGGACGGATCAATGACTTCTTGAAAGATCCCAAACTAGCTAGGGAGAGCGCAATAGCGGCGCACCTGGAACGCGAACTTGCCCGTTGGGCCGGCTTTCTCGATGGAGTCGAGTCTCAGCCACTCACAGCAGAACAGCGGCGCGCCGTTCTCAGCGAAGAAGACGCCACCCTCGTTCTGGCTGGTGCAGGGTCAGGCAAGACAAGCGTCATAACTGCGAAGGCCGCTTACCTGCTGAAGTCGGGGATGCGTGAGTCAGGAGAAATTCTTCCCTTGGCCTTTGGTAAAGAGGCCGCAAATGAGATGGCCACGCGCATAGGCCGGGCGTGTAACGTGCCAGTCAAGGCGTGGACATTTCACGCGTTGGCCTACCACATCATCGGCCACGTAGAGGGCACGAAACCACCTCTTGCTTCACATGCCGGAGACCAGAAGCGGTATTCCGACCTTATCCGGCGGATTCTTCGGCAGCTCGTCGCGACGGACGAAAAAATTGCGAATGTGGTTGTCGATTGGTTCACTCAGTTCCCCATCGAATGCGGCAGCGAATGGGACTACGATACCAAGCACGCTTGGTATACCCACGTCGAAAGCCTCAATCTTCGAACGCTTCAAGGCGAAAAGGTTCGCAGCTACGAAGAATTCCTGATCGCTAACTGGCTGTATCGAAACGGTATCGATTATGAGTATGAGCCGCAGTACGAACACCGCCTGCCAGATTCGGGACGGCGAGGCTATACTCCGGACTTTCGCCTGACCGAGAGCGGCATCTACCTTGAACACTTCGGTGTCAGAAAAGCCAAATCACCAATCGGCTTTGGAGAGATGCTTGTCACCGCGCCGTTTGTCGATCGCAAGGAATACCTGGCGTCGATGGACTGGAAGCGAAAAGTCCATGCCAGTTTTGAAACCAAACTCATCGAAACCTACAGCTATGAACGCCAGGAAGGACGGCTTCTCGACGCACTGGCCGAAAAGCTTGGTCCGCATGTGATGATGCGACCGCGACCGATTGAGTCGATCTATGACCGTGTTGTCGAGCTGGGGCATGTCGATAGCTTCACGCAACTCCTTGGCACCTTCCTGCTTCAGTTCAAGGGCGGCACCTATACCCTGGGAGCGTGCCGATCAAAGGCGGACAAGCTCAAAATGGGCGAGCGCGGCAGAGCGTTTCTAGCGGTCTTTGAGCCGGTGCTCCGCCAATATCAGCATGAATTGGGCGAGAGGATCGACTTTGAGGACATGGTTCTTCGGGCCGCCGGATATGTCGAGAGTGGGGCTTATCAGAGCCCGTTCCGGCATATCCTTGTCGACGAGTTCCAGGACATCTCGCAAGATCGGGCGCGCTTTGTCGGTGCCTTGAAGGCCCAGCATGGGGATGCGAGGATCTTCGCGGTAGGGGATGACTGGCAGTCGATCTACCGCTTCGCCGGAGCGGACATTCAAATCATGCGCAGCTTTGGCCCCAAGTTCGGTGGTGAGTTCGGCGCCGAGAAGGATATTCATCAAGTCGTGGACTTGGGCCGCACTTTCCGGTCGGTGGACAAGATCGCTCTCGCAGCCCGACGCTTCATACTGAAAAACCCCGCTCAGATCGAAAAGACGATCATTCCGGCCGGAGAAGCAGAAGGCCCTGCGCTTCGTGTGGTTTGGACGAAAAAAGCCAAGCAAGAGGCTGAACTCCTCGAGACCTTGACGAATCTGACGGAACTCGGGGCCAAGGAACGCGGGACCGGCAACGTGACCAGCGTTCTTCTCCTGGCAAGGTATCGCCACGAACGGCCCGACATGGTGGCTCTCGGGCGGAAGTTCCCAAATTTGTCTATGAGCTTCAAGACGATCCACGGCTCAAAAGGCCTGGAAGCCGATCATGTCGTTATACTTGGATGCAACAACGGCAAGTATGGCTTCCCGTCCGAAGTCACCGATGACCCGATCCTGAGCTTGGTCTCACCGGAAGGAGAGCCATTTCAACACGCCGAAGAACGGCGGATCATGTATGTGGCAATGACCCGCGCACGCTCAACCGTCACACTGCTTGCGTCCGAAGCCGAACCCTCATGCTTCGTGCGGGAACTGGTTTCCGAGACTGAATACGGTCTAGCGACTTCGACCGGGTCGATTGCGGGTCACGTACCTTGCAGCGAATGCGGTGGACGCTTGCTTCCAGTGCCCGCCCAGGATGGCCGAGTATGGTATCGATGCGAGCACAGCCTCATGTGCAGCAATTACATGCCTGCCTGCAGTCACTGCGGGATCGGGATGCCGACGGTTTCGGGGACTTCAGGGATCCTCGAATGCTCACATTGTGGGACGGAACACCATCAGTGCCCGAAATGCTCGGATGGCTGGCTTGTGGAGAAACACGGTCGCTACGGAGACTTTTTCAGCTGCGTCCGCTACCCGGACTGCACAGGAAAGGCATCAGTGGCGGAAATCAGAGCCCGCGAGATAGGACACGTTGGCGGTGCGGAAGAACTCAGGCTCGCTGTCTCGAAGCCTGGAGCCAGAAAACAATGA
- a CDS encoding IS256 family transposase, whose translation MTKTNMDLSELLAKHDQGDFLRGIAEAVLQLIMETDVEGIIGAGRHERSGERTTWRNGYRERALDTRLGTLNLRVPKLRQGSYFPGFLEARKTSEQALVAVIQEAWIGGVSTRRVDELVQAMGLSGISKSTVSKLCKDIDDRVGEFLNRPLTGDWPYVWLDATYLKVRQGGRIVPVAAIIAVAANTEGRREIIGLGIGPSEAETFWTEFLRSLRARGLSGVKLVISDAHTGLKAAIARVFEATWQRCRVHWIRNALAHVSRGQHTVVAAAIRQAFDQPDRAHAGETWRKVAEQLRPRWPKLADLMDASEHDVLAYMSFPRQHRTKLHSTNPIERLNKEVKRRSDVVGIFPNEASIMRLIGAVLFEANDEWQTSSRYMMVEAFAEIDKEEIDPILSITTKAA comes from the coding sequence ATGACCAAGACGAACATGGACCTGTCCGAGCTTCTGGCCAAGCACGATCAGGGCGACTTCTTGCGCGGCATTGCCGAAGCCGTGCTGCAACTGATCATGGAGACCGATGTGGAAGGCATCATCGGCGCCGGCCGGCATGAACGCAGCGGTGAACGCACGACCTGGCGCAACGGGTATCGAGAGCGCGCTCTCGATACCCGTTTGGGCACGCTGAACCTGCGGGTGCCGAAGCTGCGGCAGGGCAGCTATTTCCCGGGCTTCCTCGAGGCCCGCAAGACCTCCGAGCAGGCGCTGGTGGCGGTGATCCAGGAGGCTTGGATCGGCGGCGTCTCCACCCGCCGCGTCGACGAGCTGGTGCAGGCCATGGGGCTCAGCGGGATATCGAAGAGCACGGTCTCGAAGCTCTGCAAGGATATCGATGACAGGGTCGGGGAGTTCCTGAACCGGCCGCTCACCGGCGACTGGCCCTATGTCTGGCTCGACGCCACCTATCTCAAGGTCCGCCAAGGCGGGCGCATCGTGCCGGTCGCGGCCATAATTGCGGTGGCGGCCAACACCGAGGGCCGAAGGGAAATCATCGGCTTGGGCATTGGGCCCTCAGAGGCCGAGACCTTCTGGACCGAGTTTCTGCGTTCCCTCCGCGCCCGGGGGCTGAGTGGGGTCAAGCTGGTGATCAGCGATGCCCACACCGGCCTCAAGGCAGCCATTGCCCGGGTGTTCGAAGCGACCTGGCAGCGATGCCGCGTTCACTGGATCAGGAATGCTCTCGCCCACGTCTCGCGCGGCCAACACACCGTTGTCGCCGCCGCGATCCGCCAGGCTTTCGACCAGCCCGACCGCGCCCATGCGGGCGAAACCTGGCGCAAGGTTGCCGAACAACTGCGCCCGCGCTGGCCCAAGCTGGCCGATCTCATGGACGCCAGCGAGCATGACGTGCTGGCCTACATGTCCTTCCCGCGCCAGCACAGGACCAAGCTGCACAGCACCAACCCGATCGAGCGCCTGAACAAGGAGGTAAAGCGGCGCTCCGATGTCGTCGGGATCTTCCCCAACGAGGCCTCAATCATGCGCCTGATCGGCGCCGTGCTCTTCGAAGCCAACGACGAATGGCAGACCTCGAGCCGCTACATGATGGTCGAGGCCTTCGCCGAGATCGACAAGGAGGAGATCGACCCCATTCTCAGCATAACCACGAAAGCCGCCTGA